The genomic region ACGGCGGGGACCAATCTGTCAAGGAAACAGCCATGAGATGTGTCCACGACACTGGAAATAGacggcattttttttattactacGGGGCATTAATTTGGGTAACTATTGTTAAACAAGTGGTTTAAACAAGAGGCGGACATCACCGCAGCTGTCATACCTTTGTGTTTGCAGGTGGACGGCCGAGCTCATACTTCCTCTTCTTGTGATAGGGCTTCCTTTTCCCTCCGGTCTTGCGGCGCTTGTGCCAGTTATCCCGGGAGATACCTGTGCGCGTCAAAAAGTACCACCTCAAGCCTCGACACTGACAGTACCGTAACAGGCGTCAGTGCAAACGCACATATACAGACCTTCTACACTAGACCATAGACCACATCAGTTCATGTGGACCCACTTAGTTTATGTGCACTTAACAGAGACTTAACTAATGGAAGGACAGTATCTTAGCTGAAGCTTAAAAAGACGCTTGTGACTGCTCACATCAATGCACACTTCCTTAATGTTCAACCCAGGCCATGTAATGCACTTTAAAGCAATGCTCTTTAAATCGAATGCAACACTGCTACATCTCTCACGTTAGAGTGTAACTTTATTTCAAAACAGACTGTGGCCTGCAGCATCTCTCTGCAATAACTCAAATGTAAGGCGCCATTTTGGTAGCTCTATATAACAATACTTTAATGAGAAACAAGAGTGGTATCCTATCATACAAATGTGCAAGACCGCTTTCTCGAGATCATCCTAGATGATCGCTGATGTTACGTGTCGGTCAGGCTCTATGTGACAGCGGTCAATAAACCTAGTTTCCATAGAAAACTCCTATGAGACACTTACCCATTCTTAGGCGCTGTCGGGATAGAGATAAATTATTGGCTTAGAGAGCCTACTGCGTCACGTCACATCGCGAGATAAACCGAGGTATGCTACTttctaccatagacatatatacatgtatggtATGTATGTCTATGCTTTCTACTGTCCAAGGAGGCATTCCTTTAACTTTGTATTGCCTTCAGTTTACAGTCGTTTTTTTCTGACGCTTTCCCCACTGAAAAATATGCTATTTATTACAgttaaacatatttattattattggcATGTACAAATTAAAACTACGCATCCTTCTTACAGATATGCTCAAAACTGAGAACAGTTGAGTTATTAGTCAGAGCGTGAATGATTGCAAACATGTCCGgatttgcacttttttttcagCACAATTTTCTTTCCAGTAAGGCAGATACTTAAATCCAGTCCAGTCAAGTTTAGCAGGTTTCTGCTCAGGCACCATGATAATGTCCTCGTAATTGCTGTGAACTGCTTCACAGTTCCTCTTGTATGGAGTCCAATTCACTTTGTGTCCATTATAACTTCTTGCTTTTCCTGTTGACATAGCTCTGGTAGTAAAAGTTGCTGAAGAGCGCAATGAGACTGAGTAGGTAAGCAAACACGAAGGTATTCATGGTGTCTGGGAAGTCACAGTCCGCAAACAGGTTGTAGGCGGTGTGGATGGTTAACAGGACAAACTGCAGCTGTAACAAAATAGTCTCTATTCAGAAAACCTCAAAGATACCTCAAATAAATTACTTATTTatcatacattcacacaagtaCATTGTGTCATTTTTGGTGCCTCCTATAGTACTTTTAAAAGACCATTTGGCATTTACTTAGAGATGGCAGAATCAAGCAAACTACCATTAAATGTTCTGATAAGGATtgaagtagaaaaaaaaaaatcacaccgaGCACACTAAAATGacccaaggtttttttttttttaaaagtaaatgatttcccaaaagaaaataattattTGTGAAACACATTTTGTACAAAATGATACGTTCATTCTGATTGCCGATCCTTTGAAATGAAGGTAGCATTTTAATAACTCACTTCCAGGTCACAACATAACCTCTTCTGGCCATAGGTAGGAGTGTAAATAATTGTGGTTACATAAAAATTACAGTACAAATGACCAAGGCCATTGCAATCGAAATGCAACACTGCTACATCTCACACGTTACAGTGTAACTTTATCTTAAAACAAACTGTGGCCTGCAGCATCTCTCTGCAATAACTCAAATGTAAGGCGCCATCTTGGTAGCTCTACATTACAATACTTACATGCTTTTTTTCTTGCTAAATTTCCCGTTGGTGGTGCTCATAGGCGTAGTTGTGACACTTCTTAtcttttctttgtatgtatgcatgtatgtatgtatgtatgctgctttatgtatattgtattttcaaatgacacacagtgTACTCCTGGGTAAACACTACTCCACAGCTCCAAACTCACCAGCTGTAGTGATGTGAGGTAACGCTTCCACCACAGGTACTTCTGCATGTGCGGCCCCAGTGCTGCCAGGCCGTAGTAGGAGTACATCACAGTATGCACAAAGGGGTTCAGAACACCTATGAAGAAAGCTGGGgcgaaaaaacaacaacaagaaactaAGAAGTGTAAAGAAGTCTAAACATACAAATTATAATAGTGTTAAAATGCTTTTTTCAGACTTTCGTTTCTGGTGTATGGTAATTTAGGGTACATTCAAGTACATGCAtttttacacgcacacacacacctctgcaggaACCTAATACTTGTGAACCACCATGTACTTTGATCTATACTGATCaaaaatgaatggatggatggacgaaTGTATGTACGTAAGTCTGCTTGGCCTTAAAAGTTTGCAGGTGATACTCACATTGACCACCAGCAAGATACTTCACCCCTGCCCACCAGTTGAAGATCATAGTGCTATGGTGATACACATGTAGGaaggttagctggttgttcttCTTTCTCAAGATGAAAAAGACCTACAGGGTGAGAAAGAGTCAATGGTAAGCTGTGTGGTTCACCTTGACTCACTTACTGAGGTTATATTTTTGTTGCAGTTCATACCGTGTCACTGAGCTCAATAACTTTGGAGAAGAAGAACCACCAGACCGCACTAGCCATCTGCCAGAGAAGAACATGACATCACAGTCTCAGAAAAGAGATAGTAACAGAGACACTTTAATTCCCAGAGATTAATTCAACCTAATCAAAGACTAAAATGTGCAACTGGACATTCTACAGTTTCATAATTCATTGTAAATAGTTAAAATTTACATTTACGATCATGCATTGGATTATCATGTAAACCTAAAATGTGACACGCTCCACTTTAGAGTTGTATTACTTTTCAAAGAAGAGACATGGATTATTTGAATAAGACTAGTGCCTAAAGAAGCCAAGTAGGAACGGGCACATTGCCTTGAGATTGCAATGACAACGTCCATTACAGATGTTAGCTGTCTACTGAATCACACTTATCCAAAGTAACATAACCTCATAATCATTTCATTCTCATATACAAATCTGATCTAAAAGTAACAATGACATGTTGTTGCAGAGGCCACCTTTCAGACCTTGATCCAAGTATCGTGTCTAAAGGTCTGCTCCTACAACCAGTCTGAAAACACCTCATGCCGTATTAATGCTCAAAGTATCATATTCACTGGAAATGTAAGATGGAATATGTGAAGATAGTTATTTTGCAGAAGTAGGCTTTTACCCGCATTGCCAGTGGGCTGGTGCTGTAGTCTACTGGTTGACAGAGGTAGCTATAGTTAGCTAACCAGGATGCCATTACAAACTATAGAGATAGGGAAAATTGAATCGTTAGctgactgaaaaaaagaaataacatTTCCAAAGATGAGTTACAACTGTATGTCTACAACTTGGATCCAATGATGAAATGAGTGGCCAAGTGTTATTTGAGAAGCCACTACTAAAACAAGCATGTTAAGTGAAACGGAACTCAAGCACAAGCACACCTATGAAGCAATACTGTAACTAAATGGCATACCTCGTGAAACATATAGACGGACAGAAGCACCATTGCAAAGTTGTAGACAATGAGCACAACTTTAAGATCGACTGGCTCTCTGTGCTTCATTAGTTTGGGTCCAATCCATATCACACCGAGATATGAGAGAAATATGCAGATAACTGGCACAGGAGAATACACCAGCAGCCATGGATCTGTCCTTTTAtctaaagaaaaagaaaatactgTACTGAGTATATTTTATAATGTAGGACACATCATGGAAGCACAGGAGTTATTCCATTCTATGGCACAGACGAAGTAGCCAATGACACATGTCATGTCATGATTAGTTTTCTTTCCATGTGCGTCTGGCCGATTCAAATGTGTACAAGGATGAACTTTACCTTGGCGTGACATGTATTCAAATGTAACACAAGTTAACAAGGATGTCGCGTTAAGTTACCTCCATTCTCAAAAATCCACCGATGATACGATTCCAATTTCTCCCATGCCGAAGCCATTATAACCACTCAGTAAAAAGACTTCCGCGTGCAATCAATTCAGCTGCCGCCAAAGTTGGGTATAAAACTATAACAACAAATAAGATTCTGCAATACACATAAGAAAAGCTAGCAAAAACGGATCTCTGaaatgacacaaaaacacaaccgGTGTTTAAAACAAACGATTAGTttgccattttgtgtgtgctgtagacCCCCTCCTACACCTAGCAAAAAACGTGTTAATTGCGGAACTACAAATAAACTGCGCGATAGAAGAACCCTAGGGGCTGGTACCAGCTTCCTTGTCACAAAAGTCAACGCAATACGTACAAGCAACACTAGGACACAAATCTTTCAAATACATTGATACGAGAATATTTTGTTCTCCGACTCACCAATATGCAAGGCCCTTGGCAGATCAACGATACCACCGAACAAAAAGAAGAGCCATTGGGTGTTTTGCTGTCACTCATttacaacaaacacatttctctgCTACAGGGCTGGACAACACAGAAGAGGGCAGAAACTGGAAATTCAGTCTCGGGATTCAAGAATCACGCACTTCCCGTTCAAAGGGATACGATTGGCTGTGCCTGCTCCTGATTGCTAGTACAGCCTGTGTGAGAGTCAGCATTAATTTATGTCCCAGCCCACCAGATTAATGTCCCAAGATACTGCTATTCCCattcaaaagaaaaaggcaTTGTTTTTATACAACTTTTTAATCTAAATGTCttataaaaaatgtttattcacCACTCAATTTATATATAGTATCAACCGGGAATGGATCATAGGATGACTTTAGAGTAgaatataaaataaagaaagaaaggcatgTTCTTTGTCCCCAGCAGGACATTTCATGACctttatagatatatcatagcAATGGAGAAGCCAGGGACATCTGTTAAACATTAGTGTGTTTCCAACTATATCTGTGATCAGTTGACCATCAGGCCAATACTGCCTCTGTCCATTAGTTTGTTTTTGAGGGAGAGAAGAACTTGGTGAGGGAAAGCTGCTTGGCTCCTCCACTGTCCTTCACTTTTTTGGGTTTCTTGCCATCCTTTGATTCAgagctttttctctttttgtcctgAAATCACAGTTAAGTATGTAATTACATTTAATATATTCATATAATTGTTTTCCTAAACAGGACCAGCTGGCATTTTAAAATGATTAAACAGAGGCTGTTTGCAATGTCATATCTGTTAGTATTTAGTACCAGTAGATGGCATACTATGCTTGAGTAAACACATCAATGATCGTTCCGCTGACTTCTTCACATGATCTTACAACATCTGAATGTAGAATGTTCTCTCACCTTGGCATTTCCTCCTTTAGGAATTTTCATGGAATCATACAGCTTCATTAtctgcaaaaacaacaacagtgcatggTGTATTAGAAATGAGGCGAATTGCACGTGTCATTGTGTAAAGCACGTCATGTGAAACATTGAGAAGAACTAGGgtgattgtttttttcctttttccttgaGAATGCAATGTGCTGGAACAGTGATACATTCTGATCTTCTTATTTCTTTAACTCTGTTAAATAGACACTGCCTTTAAGAGAATTCATCCgattctcacagactgcttgctgtTCACTctctgatccttctgcagaagacCAATAAACTTTATACTTATCTCTTATTATAAGACTGATCTCATTAGACTGGTTATTATAAGATTTCCATCACAATGATCATTATGTGGGAGGTCTAGAATGTAACATGTACCGAATAAGACCAATGACAAAAGCTGAGTCAAAATGACAAGCACAGAATCTCAATaactgacactcactcacaatcacactcacactctctctctctcacacacacacacacacacacacacacacacacacacacacacacacacacacacacacacacacacacacacacacacacacacacacacacacacacacacacctttttcacTCCTGTTGAAACTGCAGCTTCTTGCAGGGCAGATCTGGTGAGCCAGCGGATTGTTGGCTTCTCCTTTCCGTTTTTATGAGCCGGAAACACCATACTATACACAACATATGTTTGGTGGATGTGTGAAAAAATATGAACAACCTGCGAAAAAAACAAGGTAACAGATAAATCTCTTTAAGTAGTCTTATCCATCAATGAGAGGACAACATTCTTTTACCCGATTAATTCATTGTGTGATCACTGGGGGGTATTGGGATTATTGCAGTCTCAATCACCTCAAAGAGTTAATTTTACTTAAATCTATTTGGGTTCTTTCCCAGTTTCCTTCAGCAGTGAACAGGCTAACCAATCAATCCAACGTGCTTGTGAATTTCCCTTGTGATGTGACCAGGCATCAGGCCTGACAGCCCTCACCTCGCCAACAAACTCCAGAGGCTCTTTGTCTAGAGGGACTCCCAGAATCTTCCCCATCTCTGTGCACAGAGCTTTTTTCCGTTTCATTTCTgaacctccctcctcctccagcacgcCTGGCAATTCCCACATTCCAGCCAACAAtcctttaaaacacaaacacacacacacacacacacacacacacacacacacacacacacacacacacacacacacacacacacacacacacacacacacacacacacacacacacacagagacactcacacacacacagacaccacgtCAGTCTTGAACCCATGTTTTTCATGTAGAGTCTATGCAACAtcactatgaaaaaaaaacaataacagtgcatgtgagtgtgggtgaATACCTTTACTAGGCCTCTGTGTGAGAAGgtactctctctcatctcctgccCCATCCCGCTCCAGCACACAGACCAGGGTCCGCTCCACGCGGGCAGCTTTCTTGGCAGGCTTCCTTGGGTAGTTCTGCACACCCAGCTGGCTGTCCCAAGGCTCAGACGAGCAGAGCTTGCAGGTACCTGTGGTCCCTGTTTAAAGGGCAGTCACGAAGACAGACAAAAATCAGTCTTTCAGCTTATTTTTTCATCTCTTCGTTTTATGTTTCTTTAACTGTTTTTAAGCACTTTGCCCTTTTTGCTATCTTATTTTGTAAGTTATTGTATCTGCCTATTTGTAAACCACActgaattaccaatgtgtatgaattgttctatataaataaacttgccttgccttcatTTCTGCTGCTTGAGTAAAGACAGTTAACTATACGATGAAGCCACGAAGATTGTTCTGAATTCTCAGTGGACCCAATTACAGAGTTCACAGACTCTGTCATATCTATTGCGTAAAAGTGTCTCTCCCAGATGTATTCTGGGTCAAACTGAGACATGACAACtccaacaaacacagaaatccaAAGGCTTTCCAAGTGTATGAATTTACTACAACTTACCACAATTTTCAATATCTGGAACAGAGCCATTGACCGCTGGATCCAATTTACTCTGGAGTCTCCTGGATTCCTTCTCTTGCTTGACAAGGACCTATGCCAAAAGCATTCAATGGTACTATTGTGTGTTATGACAAAACGTTCTAGTTAAATTAGAAAGGGTAACTAGAAGTTCAATGAACCGTTCTATaaaaacactcaaaacacattaataattatatagcatttaTAATGTTGTTGAAGCCCTTACGATGGGGAAATGCTCTCTACACTGTGATTACCTTCTTGAAGGCATGGCAGTGTGACTGTACAGGACACGTGTTACATAGTGGGCTTTTAGGAGTGCACACTCGTGCCCCCAGCTCCATCATGGCTTGGTTAAAGTCTCCAGGTCTCTGAGGATCAACAAGGGTATCAGCCATCTTCCTACAATGAAAAGAGATACCTTACCCTAATGCTTCACATTatgtcaaaacacaaaacaatcaaCTGGCAGAACTGATGGGACTGGGACTACGGACTAAATACAGTACGGACAATGGCAAGATCAATGAACACATCTGCTAAAATGATTATAGTATGGATCAAATGCAAATGATCCAAATCACAACTACTGCATAACAGGTTGCAGTTACCATAGTGCCTCAGTGACTGCTGGACTTGTGCTGTCTGCCCCAATGGCCCGAACACGACACAGGACACGAATCACATTTCCATCCACCACACCCGTCACCTGACCAGGAAAATGGAAAATCTCATCCTCCTTGAATGCATTATGATGTATGCCTTACACTAAGTATTTGTGAACTACAACTATCGTTGTCTAAGTCGGTTAATGCTACCTGGCCAAGTGCAATGGAGCCTATGGCTCCCGCAGTGTAGCGCCCCACCCCTGGAAGCTGCTTCAGAAGCTTCTCTGTGGTCCTGGGCATCTCTCCCCCCAGCTCTGACACCACCTGCACAGGACAGGGAACAGACAACACagttacggtgcaaacccacgatacgcttccatcactttgagtgggcgtggtgtagcgtgtggaaatagcataacagactggactagttagcaggctagccagttagtaggctatctagtcaaTTGTCTTTATATccaaactgtcattctgttcaaataagcccaggattaaatatataacataccaggaacaactacaaggccatccaagcctttctttttagcaaattaaacgacATTAGTCAGCCTGACGTCCCGCAGAACACAAATCACACCACAGTATCAACTACAAGCGCTGCTTCTTTCTAGACTTAAGCATGCTAATGATGAAACAAGAGACAAATGGCATGCATGTTAATATTCTGCGTTCACCTTTTGGGATCCCTCATGCAGCCTTCTCCCTCTTGAGTAGTACCCAAGCCCTGCCCAGATCTGATTCACCTCCTTCAAGATGGAAAATGCAATGTTCTTCTTTGTCGtgaagacatttacatttacatttagcagacgcttttatccaaagcgacttacatatgtgcaacttacaatgtatacacatttacactgatggcacactgcacatcaggagcaattagggattcagtgtcttgctcaaggacacttcgacagggaatcgaactagcaatctcctgattactaaacgacttctctacctcctgcgccactgcCGCCCGACAAAGACTAAACACAAagaacatacacaaatgcatctGTATTCATGAGCTGTGTACAGTTCTGAGGGAAGGTAGGTACCTCCAGTGTGGCTTCAGAGAGTTTCTCCACAGTGGGCCACTTCTGAAATAGACAACATACAAAACCTGTGTCATAATCCTGACAGAAGAGGCCAAAAGAAAATCTGTCCGTGATAAAAAATATTGAGAAATGAAGTGTTTACCTTCATCCATCTGTTATAGTAGTCTATGACAGTGGCCACTTGAGTTTGCTGAAGCATGATTTCAGAGACCCAAACTGAAAACACACCgtgcatttgcatttgtacgTGCATTTACAACAACTGAGACAGTTCAGTGTGACTGCCACCTAGATCAAAAACATTAATGATCACCTGCATATGTTCTGACATCGATGTCCTGTTCTGTCATCGCCTAATGAAGAGAAAAAATAATTTCCTGAGCCATATCATTTCAGCAACATTTGACACAATGATATAAGCAGATGTTATTTTGATAACCATACCAATGTCCGCCATGGCAATTCCCTCTTCGTTTGTTCATACCACCGCAGGAGCTGCGACCTGAAAGACCCAATATCCTCTGGACACTGGAAAAAGTGGTAAACAGAGGATTCTGCTTCCGTTGGCTCTGGAGAGGATAACAACAGATGCTCATGATGTACATTAGGGTTGACAACTGCTGGGATTTGTGTCTGTCACGGAGCAACTTTGcaagaaatgttgtatttcaAAAAGCGATGAGCAATGttgagctagttagcaagcgGTGTGTTAATCATGTTGTTTACCTTCTTTAACATGAGTCACCTTTCTCTTAATTCTCTTCACGGTCTCTGTGTTCTCCACTGCCACTTTTTTGCCCTTCTGCATAGCAGATCTTAGCCTACTCattatgaattaaaaaaaactataaaactAGGGGGCGAACAAACCGTAGCTAATTTTAAAACGTTTCAATGGTTTAACTTTCACCATTCACAACGGTAAAATACCGCGCATTATAGACCTTACAAAACCATCATAATCCATGTTTCCGAGACATAACATTAAAGACTTTGTATAGCTATTTCTTTGAAGGAACTGTGTGTTTACCCCAGGATGCATTCCCGCCATTTGATGGGGTGGAACATCAACGCAACCAATCGCTGAGGAGTAACGTATATTCGTCACAGGCTGGAACGCAAGGGTTGTAATTCCAGCTGCGAGTCAGGCTTATGTCATTGTAATAATTTAAAAGTTTgtcaaagtgtgtttgttttaatactgtatttgtttgtttctgataCACATATTTATACAGGGGGTGGACGTAACTACAACAACATATTTCAAACATGTCAATGGGAAAAATAAGATGCACgtaaatcatttaaaacaatttTATTCAGTCTATAAAAGTAACATTGGCATTCAAGGGTACTTCAAGTTTCAGATTTTTGATTCTCCAGAGCTGTAAAGAAGAAAAATCAAACATtcaaaacaacatgaaacagTAATGTCCCATTGTTTTCAATGTATATGTTAGATAGTTACCCTCAGCAATGTtcactgtgtttgagtgtaagaTGTCAGCTTGGATTCCATCCATCTTCATGTACAAAATCTCAGCATTGGActgaggaaaaataaataatttaccaCTTTATTTTTACCTCTATATCTCTGATTACCAATCTAGATGCAACTCTCTATATGCCACCTAATGTATGAAAAGTATATGGAAAAGCATGTTTTTCAAAACCCAACACCCACCATAAACAACTGAAACAGGGTTTGGCCCATGGCCACGCGAACATGCTCCTCAACCAGTGGGTAGCTGCGGACAAAGTGCTGAACCGATAAGGACAAAGAAGATAAGTTAGGGAAACTACGTAAGGGCTAAAGGCAACACAAAGCATGCCACAAAAAAATAccacacattttcatcagtgaattattgtgtgtgtgtgtgtgtgtgtgtgtgtgtgtgcacgtgtgtttgtgtgtgtgtgtgtgtgtgtatgtgtgtgtgtgtgtgtgtgtgtgtgtgtgtgtgtgtgtgtgtgtgtgtgtgtgtgtgtgtgtgtgtgtgtgtgtgcacgtgtgtttgtgtgtgtatgtgtgtgtttgcactcaaCCTCCAAAGCGAGACTGGCTTGTCTCTGGGCATCAGCGTGGCTCTGGTTGCCCATGGCGTACAGCAGGTGATGCACCACTCTTAGATGGAGCAGTTCTGTGGAGAGCGCCTCACTCCCCTGGGCCAACATCCTGCACACCACACCAGAGGCTCAGCATTCACACTCACGCATGCTTAAGGGagctgctggtgtgtgagaACACCTGTGCAAACCTCTTACAAGCAATTTGGTGATCAACTATAGGTTTGCAAACTCTGTGACTACAGGTACCTGACGCCTTTTGCTGCAGCAGCTTGTTGGACAAACAGTGGTAAAGATTCTGTCATCTTTGTCATTTCTGGATCTGAAAACAAAGTTGGCAAATTTATATTATTCTCAGTGTAATAACATTATATCATTGAATGATTCTGTAATAACTTTCTATCACTTTCATATTAAGAGTCGAATAGATATTCTACACATCCTATACTGTTGCTGCAGTACAGCAGTTCACATGAACCTCTAGTGGTCCTTCCTATTTATATAGCAACTTCAATATAGAAATATAGTTGTCATCAAATATTTGGATATGATGGGCTCTTAATTACATATTGCTTATTGCTGTTTCCATAGTAACTTCATGTGAAACCATATTAGCAACTTCATGCACTGTGAAAAGTAAGGGCTGCTGTTGTGTGACACGCATTCACAGATAAGGGTGACACTGACTATGCTTCTGGTTGCAGTGTTCCAAAAAGAAGATGAGTCAGTAGGTGACACTACAGTCTGACCTTGAGTCAGTAGGTGACACTACAGTCTGACCTTGAGTCAGTAGGAGACACTACAGTCTGACCTTGAGTCAGTAAGTGACACTACAGTCTGACCTTCGAGGATCTTGTACTTCTGCACTCCTTCCTTGGCAGGTTTCAGCAGTGCAACCAGACCCTTGAGCAGGGCTGGCTTCACCTCGTAGTGCTTCAGCTCTGAAATCAGCTCCAAAGCTGGAAGAGGGTTTCATTTAGCCTTACTGTTTAGTAC from Clupea harengus chromosome 10, Ch_v2.0.2, whole genome shotgun sequence harbors:
- the elovl8b gene encoding ELOVL fatty acid elongase 8b, producing the protein MASAWEKLESYHRWIFENGDKRTDPWLLVYSPVPVICIFLSYLGVIWIGPKLMKHREPVDLKVVLIVYNFAMVLLSVYMFHEFVMASWLANYSYLCQPVDYSTSPLAMRMASAVWWFFFSKVIELSDTVFFILRKKNNQLTFLHVYHHSTMIFNWWAGVKYLAGGQSFFIGVLNPFVHTVMYSYYGLAALGPHMQKYLWWKRYLTSLQLLQFVLLTIHTAYNLFADCDFPDTMNTFVFAYLLSLIALFSNFYYQSYVNRKSKKL
- the LOC105895026 gene encoding adenine DNA glycosylase isoform X1 produces the protein MFHPIKWRECILGLRSAMQKGKKVAVENTETVKRIKRKVTHVKEEPTEAESSVYHFFQCPEDIGSFRSQLLRWYEQTKRELPWRTLAMTEQDIDVRTYAVWVSEIMLQQTQVATVIDYYNRWMKKWPTVEKLSEATLEEVNQIWAGLGYYSRGRRLHEGSQKVVSELGGEMPRTTEKLLKQLPGVGRYTAGAIGSIALGQVTGVVDGNVIRVLCRVRAIGADSTSPAVTEALWKMADTLVDPQRPGDFNQAMMELGARVCTPKSPLCNTCPVQSHCHAFKKVLVKQEKESRRLQSKLDPAVNGSVPDIENCGTTGTCKLCSSEPWDSQLGVQNYPRKPAKKAARVERTLVCVLERDGAGDEREYLLTQRPSKGLLAGMWELPGVLEEEGGSEMKRKKALCTEMGKILGVPLDKEPLEFVGEVVHIFSHIHQTYVVYSMVFPAHKNGKEKPTIRWLTRSALQEAAVSTGVKKIMKLYDSMKIPKGGNAKDKKRKSSESKDGKKPKKVKDSGGAKQLSLTKFFSPSKTN